The following DNA comes from Tunturibacter psychrotolerans.
ACGTTCATATCCGTTATCGTGGCCTTTGCAGTTGGAGGGATCGAAGCTCTTGGTTTGCTGGCGGGACGTTTCCAACTCACTGGAGTCTTCTGGGGATTCGTGACGGAACTCAATGGAAACTTTGGCACTCTCGGGTACTGCATCGTCTTGCTGTTTGCTGTGAGTTGGATCGTGTCTATCGGGTTTTACAAATGGCGCAGGTTCGACAGTCTTGACTTGGTCGCCAAAGACATCTAGCCCGCGCCCAAGAATCACTTTGTGTTAGCGACGACAGGGGGCTGTATGCCCTGTGAACGGAAAGTGCCGTCGATTATTTGAAAGAGAAAAGGTAGCGGCACTACACCTTCTATCTTCGCTCCGTTGATGAAGAGCGTTGGCGTTCTCACGATACCCAGAGTGTCCGCTTCCAACTGTGATTTTTTGATAACGCTGGCATCTTGTTTTGCGACGCAAGCGTGAATCGCGGAGACGTCCAGCTGACGTTGCTTTCGATTGCAAGCGCGATTGCGTCGATCTCTTCGTTGGCCTTGGCTAGAGTGCGCTCCGATCCGCCTAGGTCACTCGACACCTTATGGATCTGGTCGACTGCTTGCCCAATAAGCAGGCGCACTGTACTTCGCTAGGCAATTCGTATCAACCGCCGCTCTGATCGCCCACGGATGCCCTTCGAAGGGCATGTCTTGGTACACGACATGGACTTGCTCTCCGTATCGGTCGAGGACAGCGGGAAAAGAGCGTGATTAGGGCGCGCGCAAAACGGGCATTCCAGATCATCGAAAATGACGATTCTCACTGGTGCGGTAGATGGACCGCCGCGTCCCGGACACGTTTCATCAGAGACCGACGCGAGCGTAGTAAAAGGTTCTTCCAATTCGCGGAACTGAGCCATCTTTGTGCCGTCCTTTGAGAGGAGCAGATCGACAGGCTTTGATCGAACGCCATTGGCATATGAGTGGTTCGCATTTTCGCGACTACCACCTTCTGCTGAATGATCATGCTGACCAGATCTTCTCGCTGATGCCTTCGGGCTCTACGTGAAGACGAAGAATTTCCTTTGCGATGACTGACGATATCGCTGAGCGCGTCCGAAAGATTGGTGGGAAGACATTCGCTCGTTGGACAATCGCGCGTCTACAAAGGGTCGCCGACAACGACGCCGACTTCGTGATCCCAGCCGACATGGGGAGCGAGCTTCATGAAGAAGAGAAGTCACTAGTTTTGCGAATGCGTGCTGTTCATACTCTCTGCGACGAAGCGGGCGATATGGCTTCGCCAGCCTCCTCGAAAACTGGATCGATCTGGCCCAACGGCGTGGTGGTTTCTGTCCGAGGCGACTCGCAGCGAATAGCATTCTTCCGGGGAGCTGCAATTGGCGGCAGTTGTTCTGCTAGATTGGTTTCCCGGGCAACTTGAGGTCGCGGCTGTGTTGTCGCCGCAAACAACAACCTATAGAAAAATACAGGTCTGGGCCCGTGTTCTATAGGGTACCGAGTAATCCTGTAGACGCCGATCATAAAGATCGTAGGTTCTCGATTCGGCAACCGGCTCATGAAGGATCGAACGGGTATTAGGACAGGAGCCTTCCATTATGATTAGCAGGCTGTTAAAAGTCACCCCTCGTCTCCGTCTCATAGGAATTGTGCTGGGAGTTTTTGCAGCTTTGGTCGTCACGATTGTCACGACCGGAGACTGGACCAGAAATCACGTGCTGGCTTTTCAGTCAGAATCTCCGTCTCCTGTTCGCTCCGCAGTTTTCGAAGGGGACGGAAGCCTTCACCTTCCCGACGGCTATCGGCACTGGGAACATGTAGGCACCCGGATCAAGCCCGACGGACGAAGCGTTCTTGACGGCTCCGAGATTACGACGCCGCAAGTAATGGATACATACATCGTTCCTGCAGCGTTCGACTTCTTCAGGAAGAACGAGATCTGGCCGGACGGCACGCAGATCGTTAAAGAGATCAGCCTTATCAAGACTGGAAAAGACTGCGATAAAAACACTTTCGTCTGTTCCACATCGTTTGGGTCGGGGATCTTTCAGGCGAGCTATATCGGAATGGGAGTGATGGTGAAAGACAGCAAACGCTTTCCGTCTGCGCCCGGCAACTGGGGCTATTTCGCATTCCGATCAGACGGATCGATGTATCAAGCCAGTGCCACAGTCCGCCCTCAGCAGCAGTGCACGTCCTGCCATATGAGGCTCTCTTCGAATACGGACTACGTCTTTTCGAGCACTCACATTGGGCTGTTACCCGGCAATTCGCAATAACAACATGGGAACCCCATTTGTCAGCCGGCACTTGCGACGCCTACGATCCTTAGCGTCGTAGCGATCTGAGATGACTATGCCGATATTTTGCGCTTCTTTGTATCACCATCGGGGGTCTCAGTGATCAAGCGCCTCTTCCTATTGGTCTTGGTGCTCACAGTCACCGCGGGGCCCGCATTAAGCCAAGTTGATGCCGGCGTGCTCTCGGGCGTAGTGACCGATGCAACGGGTGCAGCAGTTGTCGGGGCGACAGTGACGGCCGTCAACGCTGGCACGAATGCTGCTCACACGGTGAAGACGGCGGCCAATGGCACCTACCAGTTGGGAAATCTCTCTGCCGCCGTATACAAGGTGTCTGTGACGGCTGCCGGCTTTGAGGCGCTGAAGGCTGCGGTTGAGGTGACGGTGGGTGGCCATGCGCCGCTAGATGTAAAACTCTCAGCCGCGGGTGTTATTCAGACAGTGGAGGTGGAGTCGCTGGGCGGGTCGCAGGTGAATACGGACTCGCCGGAAATCTCGGAGATTATCAGCCCGCAGCAGGTAGGCGAATTACCGAGCTTAACGCGGAATGTATACGACTTTGTAGCGATCTCTGGCAATATCTCAAACGGCGACGCGGCGCAGGGCCATGCGCAGAATTCAGCCAGCCTCGGCGTCGGCTACTCAATTAATGGGCAACGTTCGAGTGGTACGGAGATTCTTCTGGACGGCATTGAGAACACGGAACTATTTGACGACGTGGTGGGGCTCCCGGTTCCGATCGACTCGATCGCCGAGGTACGGGTGACGACGAGCAACTTTGGACCGCAGTATGGACGTGCCTCAGGTGGAGTTGTGAATGTGGTGACAGCAAGCGGCACCAATCAGATTCATGGAACGCTCACGGAATTCAACCGCCTTGCAGCGTATACGGCCAACAGTGTGACGGGTGCTCTGAGTGGGCAGCCGAAAGGTGGGTATACGCGAAACCAGTTCGGATTTTTTGTGAGCGGACCCGTGGTGAAAGACAAGCTGTTCTTTGCCACAGGCACGGAGTGGTTACGCGTGCGTAGCAGCGCAAACATTCAGGCCTATATTCTGACGCCACAGGTACAAAGCTACCTGGCACCTACAGTGCAGTCATTTCTGACGCAGTATGGCCAGACGTTCAACTTTGCGAGAACTCTGACGAATGCACAGGCAGGCACGGCCTCGGACCCAAGCAATCCGAACCCCTCTCCGTTGTTTTCCGGTGTTCCAGCGACAACACCGGTGCTGGGCTTGGTGAATTACACCGTTCCCCAGGATGCAGGCGGGGGGGTGCCGGTCAACTCGTACAACTTCACCTTGCGGGGGGATTATCACTACTCTGATAAGACAAGTATCTTCGGACGCTATATCGGATACAACCTGTCGGAACCGCTGGGAGCGATCGCATATACCCCATACTCGAACTACGATATAGGTACGACTCAGAAGGATTACTCCGCTCTGGCTGGCGTTACGCACAGCTTCTCGACGTCGCTCGTGACGAATGCGCGGGTTGCGTTCAGCCGGATCAGTCTCAACAATGACTCGACACCGATTGCCGTCACTACGCCAAATCTGTTTCTTGGAGCGAACGCAAATATTGGTGGTGTGGCTATAGCACTGCCGGGTACAGGATTCCCCTTACCTTATGGCGGACCCCAGAATGTGATTCAGTGGAACCTGGATGTGAACTGGTCGAAGAAGGCCCACTCATTC
Coding sequences within:
- a CDS encoding cytochrome P460 family protein translates to MISRLLKVTPRLRLIGIVLGVFAALVVTIVTTGDWTRNHVLAFQSESPSPVRSAVFEGDGSLHLPDGYRHWEHVGTRIKPDGRSVLDGSEITTPQVMDTYIVPAAFDFFRKNEIWPDGTQIVKEISLIKTGKDCDKNTFVCSTSFGSGIFQASYIGMGVMVKDSKRFPSAPGNWGYFAFRSDGSMYQASATVRPQQQCTSCHMRLSSNTDYVFSSTHIGLLPGNSQ
- a CDS encoding DsbA family protein, producing the protein MGAHSSQGQRRDRRNRACNRKQRQLDVSAIHACVAKQDASVIKKSQLEADTLGIVRTPTLFINGAKIEGVVPLPFLFQIIDGTFRSQGIQPPVVANTK